The following proteins are co-located in the Triticum aestivum cultivar Chinese Spring chromosome 1A, IWGSC CS RefSeq v2.1, whole genome shotgun sequence genome:
- the LOC123045480 gene encoding vacuolar protein sorting-associated protein 2 homolog 3 gives MNPFAKKPTPREAIRNSKRELTNATRGIERDIGTLQQEEKRLVAEIKRTAKTGNEAATKILARQLIRLRQKISTLQGSRAQIRGIATHTQAMQANTSVSAGMQSASKAMGAMNKQMDPAKQMKVMQEFQKQSAQMDMTNEMMSDSIDNVLDDDQAEDETEELANQVLDEIGVDVASQLSPAPKGRIAGKKVQADESSELEELKQRLAALKNP, from the exons ATGAATCCCTTCGCGAAGAAGCCAACGCCGAGAG AGGCGATCAGGAACAGCAAGCGGGAGCTGACGAACGCGACAAGAG GTATTGAGAGGGACATTGGGACATTACAGCAAGAG GAAAAGAGACTGGTTGCTGAAATCAAAAGGACTGCAAAAACTGGCAATGAG GCGGCAACTAAAATTCTGGCCCGTCAACTGATCAGGTTAAGACAGAAAATATCTACTTTACAAGGTAGCCGAGCTCAGATTCGTGGCATTGCGACACACACACAG GCGATGCAGGCCAACACTTCAGTCTCTGCTGGCATGCAGAGTGCGAGTAAAGCGATGGGAGCTATGAACAAG CAAATGGATCCCGCCAAGCAAATGAAGGTAATGCAAGAGTTCCAAAAGCAGTCAGCACAAATGGATATGACG AACGAGATGATGTCTGACTCAATCGACAATGTCTTAGACGATGATCAGGCTGAGGATGAAACTGAAGAGCTTGCTAACCAG GTGCTCGACGAGATTGGTGTTGACGTTGCCTCACAG TTATCCCCGGCTCCCAAAGGAAGAATTGCTGGAAAGAAGGTTCAGGCTGATGAGAG TTCGGAATTGGAGGAGCTCAAGCAGAGGCTGGCTGCTCTGAAAAATCCATAA